A stretch of the Mesorhizobium sp. Pch-S genome encodes the following:
- a CDS encoding phage tail protein translates to MIDLTNSAGVPVTLAPFAMDLDRGREEIVVPAGLTVAEIVALVLPEFPEAALPRVRVTLVASTGKAFIRQANWRLVRPYPSTNVVITIGAGAGALTLLVQVAASAISNALGGALAGTLGLSAATWASIIGFGITAIGGILINALFQPKKQSNKDKDSFVIDSWQNEYRQDEPIPVPLGEIRHSPPFAASSYIEVVGDVLYNRAIFCHGLGQQELWDHRIGDTSINDYDEFQIEHRGAVGYPDSSVPFTLYTQQVIEDSIGTDLVWEWARDDAGTMLPDESMQPQKTIKRTTGLNATHAIVILQFPQGLGKITKKGKRQEETATFNVAIRKAGTATVIPQPAISITNRKFAGFYRAVRIDFPSRGAWEVQITRTSISEPRDDWDDSFALTCTWVVLQTFRPEYPCNTSTPLCLTAMRVKATHQMNGQVQTYNCMSRRVTDGFGQGWPTNIPRNPAISALYALTGPGLTKPEPSSRINWAAFTEWRDYCSLKGLKFDLVIGNRQSLEDTLKMIGAAGRASIYFDGTWWTVIVDKPRTVPIDVITPRNASNIKFEVAYADLPDALRIKFQDSTNNFQPAERVVRRPGFAGTVMTTEAMEMPGKTDPDEIYREAVRRFYELQFRNVAYSATQDGIARSATRGDLVQASKDILRRTMASARVKAVRGNLIEVDEVWQIKAGVSYAVGFRVLGDEGNPLGQHVVRQITSVPGDVRTFVLTGDGLAPETGTIIMLGEYGSESIPLILTGIQRRDDGGSDLTLLPSAPEIDELTDAIVIPAWDSKVGDVVDQSGIVPDAPKIVWVRYDAGTSKTLVRLEPAPTNVVELASFTLRHRLAGSPTWLTASSSVSSASVELTGYSTGSHIELQAQATSAWGTPGTWGVIISVIIDGTSLPSSLPAASIQIIGKLGQAEITFATGPDPNTEEVRIYRDGVALSATVPVSPNGTFGRIDGDSTRVTLVTNGTFDADANWTKGTGWAIAAGKATKTAGTASDLSQAVTMTAGKVYRGAATVSGRTAGTVTPKLTGGATVSGLAVSANGQFLFRLTAGTSPTTLVFSADSTFNGSIDDVVLFEETAACLSQGGHTYKLEPLNADGLAGPQSADITRTVI, encoded by the coding sequence ATGATCGATCTGACGAATTCGGCAGGCGTGCCAGTCACGCTGGCCCCCTTTGCCATGGACCTAGACAGAGGGCGCGAGGAGATCGTCGTGCCGGCCGGCCTGACAGTGGCAGAGATCGTCGCATTGGTGCTGCCAGAATTTCCCGAGGCAGCGCTTCCGCGAGTTCGCGTCACGCTTGTAGCTTCGACTGGCAAGGCATTCATTCGACAAGCCAATTGGCGCTTGGTTAGGCCTTATCCCAGCACCAATGTGGTCATCACCATCGGGGCCGGGGCGGGCGCTCTGACGCTGCTGGTGCAGGTCGCGGCCTCCGCTATCTCGAATGCCCTTGGCGGCGCTCTGGCGGGCACGCTGGGCCTAAGCGCGGCTACCTGGGCCTCCATCATCGGCTTCGGCATCACGGCGATCGGCGGCATCCTGATCAACGCGTTGTTCCAGCCGAAAAAGCAGAGCAACAAGGACAAGGATAGCTTCGTCATCGACAGCTGGCAGAACGAGTACCGCCAGGACGAGCCGATCCCTGTGCCTCTTGGCGAAATCAGGCATTCGCCGCCCTTCGCCGCGTCGTCCTATATCGAGGTGGTCGGCGATGTTCTCTACAACCGGGCCATCTTCTGCCACGGCCTTGGCCAACAGGAGCTTTGGGATCACCGTATCGGCGATACCTCGATTAACGATTACGACGAGTTCCAGATCGAACACCGCGGCGCGGTTGGATATCCGGATAGCTCTGTGCCGTTCACGCTCTACACCCAGCAGGTGATCGAGGATTCGATCGGTACCGATCTCGTCTGGGAGTGGGCCCGCGACGATGCCGGCACCATGCTGCCCGACGAGTCGATGCAGCCTCAGAAGACGATCAAGCGAACGACAGGCCTCAACGCCACGCACGCAATCGTCATCCTTCAGTTCCCGCAAGGGCTGGGAAAGATCACGAAGAAAGGAAAGCGCCAGGAAGAGACCGCAACTTTCAACGTGGCAATCCGGAAGGCGGGCACTGCCACGGTCATACCGCAGCCAGCCATTTCGATCACGAACAGGAAGTTCGCAGGCTTCTATCGAGCGGTTCGTATCGATTTCCCATCGCGAGGTGCATGGGAAGTCCAGATCACGCGGACCAGCATTTCGGAACCTCGAGATGACTGGGACGATTCCTTCGCCCTGACCTGCACATGGGTGGTCTTGCAGACGTTCCGGCCGGAGTACCCGTGCAATACTTCGACGCCGCTGTGCCTCACTGCAATGCGGGTCAAGGCGACGCACCAGATGAATGGCCAGGTGCAGACCTACAACTGCATGTCGCGCCGTGTCACCGATGGCTTCGGGCAGGGCTGGCCAACCAACATCCCGCGCAACCCGGCGATATCCGCCCTTTACGCGTTGACCGGACCAGGCCTCACCAAGCCGGAACCGTCGAGCAGGATCAACTGGGCCGCCTTTACTGAATGGCGCGACTATTGCAGCCTCAAAGGGCTGAAGTTCGATCTGGTCATCGGCAACCGGCAATCTCTTGAAGACACGTTGAAGATGATCGGCGCTGCCGGTCGCGCCTCGATCTATTTCGACGGGACATGGTGGACCGTCATCGTCGACAAGCCGCGCACCGTTCCGATTGATGTCATCACACCGAGGAATGCCTCAAACATCAAATTCGAGGTGGCCTACGCCGATCTCCCCGACGCGCTGCGCATCAAGTTCCAGGACAGCACCAACAACTTCCAGCCGGCCGAGCGTGTTGTGAGGCGCCCTGGTTTCGCTGGCACGGTCATGACGACGGAAGCCATGGAGATGCCGGGAAAGACCGATCCTGACGAGATCTATCGCGAGGCGGTTCGCCGCTTCTACGAACTGCAGTTCCGAAACGTCGCATACAGCGCCACACAGGATGGCATCGCGCGCTCGGCGACACGCGGGGACCTTGTCCAAGCCTCGAAGGACATCTTGCGTAGGACGATGGCCTCGGCCCGGGTGAAGGCGGTTCGCGGCAACCTGATCGAAGTCGACGAGGTCTGGCAGATCAAGGCTGGTGTATCCTACGCCGTTGGTTTCCGCGTGCTTGGAGACGAAGGCAATCCGCTCGGTCAACATGTCGTGCGCCAGATCACGTCAGTTCCAGGCGATGTTCGCACATTCGTTCTGACTGGTGACGGCCTCGCACCCGAAACCGGCACGATCATCATGCTCGGCGAGTATGGTTCGGAAAGCATTCCGCTTATCCTCACCGGCATCCAGCGCCGCGACGACGGTGGATCTGATCTGACCCTCCTGCCATCGGCGCCAGAGATCGATGAGCTCACGGATGCCATCGTCATCCCCGCATGGGATAGCAAGGTCGGCGATGTGGTCGACCAGTCGGGCATTGTCCCCGACGCTCCGAAGATCGTCTGGGTTCGCTACGATGCAGGCACATCGAAGACGCTTGTTCGGCTGGAGCCGGCGCCGACCAACGTCGTGGAACTGGCGAGCTTCACCCTTCGACATCGACTGGCCGGATCGCCCACATGGTTGACGGCGTCCTCGTCGGTGTCCAGCGCCAGCGTGGAGCTTACCGGATATTCAACCGGCTCTCATATCGAACTGCAGGCACAGGCAACGTCAGCTTGGGGAACACCTGGGACGTGGGGGGTGATCATATCTGTGATCATTGACGGAACGTCTCTGCCATCGTCTCTCCCGGCAGCCAGCATCCAGATCATTGGCAAGCTCGGTCAGGCTGAAATCACTTTCGCAACCGGGCCTGACCCGAACACGGAAGAAGTCAGGATCTATCGGGATGGCGTCGCATTGTCGGCTACAGTTCCAGTTTCGCCCAACGGAACTTTCGGGCGCATCGACGGAGATTCCACGCGCGTCACGCTGGTGACCAACGGCACATTCGACGCTGACGCGAATTGGACCAAGGGAACGGGCTGGGCGATCGCGGCTGGTAAAGCCACAAAGACCGCAGGAACAGCATCCGACCTCAGCCAGGCCGTTACGATGACAGCCGGCAAGGTATACCGCGGCGCTGCGACTGTGTCCGGTAGAACAGCAGGCACCGTCACGCCGAAGCTGACCGGCGGCGCAACTGTATCTGGGTTGGCCGTCTCTGCGAACGGGCAGTTCCTGTTCCGGCTGACCGCCGGCACATCGCCAACGACACTTGTGTTCTCAGCCGACAGCACGTTCAACGGCTCGATCGACGACGTCGTTCTTTTCGAAGAGACGGCGGCGTGCCTTTCACAAGGCGGCCATACCTACAAGCTCGAGCCGTTGAACGCTGACGGCTTGGCCGGCCCGCAGTCAGCCGACATCACCCGCACGGTCATCTGA
- a CDS encoding right-handed parallel beta-helix repeat-containing protein, giving the protein MSIDGIRAVDKEPLAAFDFLFGMSIANGQRVGPRPVGAQDVAVQIGSALPLGAVKAYPSVAAMNADTAPAAGTLAYAEGKTYRKTAASGSAGWEVFLDFIPGAQLISAPVTGGTSNAVLATSASPVSAVAYKQLILVGPFSAANPTAGMTVSINGEAPRALVTNTGDPIPPNYVRTKMSALVVLDADGKYRLFSYGDASAIQAAAEAAKLAAEAARDTTLAALSSVLAPRATRALAIADNPGASPDPEYYDVAYYDATYQPGSGARYRKRASTPGTPDAFRNRGGTGSWYSIDTAEKTPQMFGVCGVGGDDSAVFSALNTSGLTGTIYIPDGTYILENVTFRRSVCGAGPGRTILKHKANSTTVAFQIIGSSPTISNLTIDGDKANQPNRPTLMTANGGDFTFENVNFLNSVYTAIHLQNFVTAIFRGCIWRGMAYHGGTTGQQTMCALLEATDKALAIFDGCKFINVGSPSLSAPGGVLATHKSVSLIFRGNYFYRIGQGAASNFIGCIDAYQEGIDNVIVGNIFEEICYSAVKLSSSKQNLVADNIIDGFDSGGSTAIPAIVVAFRPTDQITQKVSVKGNVIGGTIGAGKSGIEVYGASGNSIQNVQIEGNIVTTPGTSILVQFANVVKILNNDVKSTTATNPIRMANLASASIDINGNTIRDSVGIPIDVTAADGCAGSIVSACGNTLIGGSLAVPIRMDGIARAKVNDNTMTGFGTASVRLYNIVGNGVVVGNMTDGAITLDTAGTTAGKIKDLGNTWNA; this is encoded by the coding sequence ATGAGCATTGATGGCATTCGCGCCGTCGATAAGGAGCCTTTGGCTGCTTTCGACTTCCTCTTCGGCATGTCCATTGCCAATGGACAGCGTGTCGGTCCGCGACCAGTCGGCGCGCAGGACGTTGCTGTCCAGATTGGAAGTGCTTTGCCACTTGGCGCGGTGAAAGCCTACCCATCTGTGGCCGCGATGAATGCGGATACTGCCCCGGCCGCTGGTACGCTGGCTTATGCCGAGGGCAAGACTTACCGCAAGACGGCAGCATCGGGTTCCGCGGGGTGGGAAGTCTTCCTGGACTTCATTCCGGGGGCGCAGCTGATCAGTGCCCCTGTGACGGGTGGCACCTCAAACGCGGTTCTTGCTACTTCGGCATCGCCAGTGTCAGCTGTGGCCTACAAGCAACTGATCCTTGTCGGTCCGTTTTCGGCTGCCAACCCGACTGCGGGCATGACGGTATCGATCAATGGCGAAGCGCCGCGCGCCTTGGTGACAAACACGGGTGATCCCATACCGCCGAACTATGTTCGCACCAAAATGTCCGCGCTTGTGGTGCTCGACGCCGACGGCAAGTACCGCCTGTTCAGCTACGGCGATGCGTCTGCGATTCAGGCGGCGGCAGAAGCGGCAAAGCTCGCTGCTGAAGCTGCGCGGGACACAACGCTGGCGGCGCTTTCATCGGTGTTGGCTCCGAGGGCGACACGTGCGTTGGCTATTGCTGACAATCCGGGCGCTTCGCCCGATCCGGAATATTATGATGTTGCATACTACGATGCGACCTATCAGCCAGGATCCGGCGCCCGATATCGGAAACGCGCTTCAACCCCCGGCACCCCGGATGCGTTTCGCAATCGTGGCGGAACTGGTTCGTGGTACAGCATCGACACAGCGGAAAAGACCCCGCAAATGTTCGGTGTTTGTGGGGTCGGCGGCGATGACAGCGCGGTGTTTTCCGCGCTCAACACTTCTGGCCTCACCGGTACCATTTACATTCCCGATGGCACCTACATTCTGGAGAATGTCACATTCCGACGTTCCGTTTGTGGTGCAGGCCCCGGGCGTACCATCCTGAAACATAAGGCGAATTCTACCACGGTAGCCTTCCAGATAATCGGAAGTTCGCCAACCATTTCGAATTTGACGATTGACGGCGACAAGGCAAATCAGCCGAACAGACCAACACTCATGACTGCCAATGGTGGTGACTTCACATTTGAAAATGTGAATTTTCTGAACAGCGTCTATACCGCAATCCATCTCCAGAACTTTGTTACTGCTATCTTCCGTGGCTGCATCTGGCGTGGAATGGCTTATCACGGTGGCACAACTGGACAACAAACCATGTGTGCGTTGCTGGAGGCAACAGACAAGGCGCTGGCCATCTTCGATGGATGCAAGTTCATCAATGTCGGTTCTCCTAGCCTCAGCGCTCCGGGCGGCGTCCTCGCTACGCACAAAAGCGTATCCCTGATTTTTCGAGGGAATTACTTTTACCGGATTGGACAAGGGGCCGCGTCAAATTTCATTGGGTGCATCGATGCCTATCAAGAGGGTATCGACAACGTGATCGTCGGAAACATCTTCGAGGAGATTTGCTACTCAGCGGTCAAGCTGTCCTCTTCGAAGCAAAATCTCGTGGCCGACAATATCATTGATGGCTTTGACAGCGGCGGGAGTACCGCGATCCCTGCCATCGTTGTCGCCTTCCGACCAACCGACCAAATAACTCAGAAAGTCTCCGTAAAGGGGAACGTGATCGGCGGCACAATTGGTGCCGGCAAGTCCGGCATCGAGGTCTACGGCGCTAGCGGCAACAGCATTCAGAACGTGCAGATCGAAGGCAACATTGTTACGACGCCGGGCACTTCGATACTCGTACAGTTTGCGAACGTCGTTAAAATCTTGAACAATGATGTCAAATCAACGACTGCAACCAATCCAATTCGCATGGCAAATTTGGCCAGCGCGTCGATCGATATCAACGGAAATACCATCCGGGATTCGGTCGGCATCCCTATCGACGTAACTGCCGCCGACGGCTGTGCTGGGTCGATCGTGTCAGCATGTGGAAACACATTGATTGGTGGATCTTTGGCTGTTCCAATCCGCATGGACGGGATCGCCCGTGCGAAGGTCAACGATAACACGATGACCGGATTTGGAACCGCATCGGTGCGTCTTTATAATATCGTCGGGAATGGTGTAGTGGTGGGCAATATGACCGATGGGGCCATTACCCTAGACACAGCTGGGACTACGGCCGGGAAGATCAAAGACTTAGGTAACACTTGGAATGCGTAG
- a CDS encoding DUF6338 family protein has translation MTPSPFLIQLAILLLPGVLWTHLETKFASKTKPTQVEYLARTLLFGLASYVVTYVVFWAVGHEFTFVDFTQVDKANVITRAIAIQIAVATCIGLVLSVLWMYAINWKLMARILQTIKATKSYGDEDVWDFVFNSGDAAAEYVHVRDFENKIVYAGWVNAFSESGRLRELALVRVQVFNFEGDLLFETPRVYISRKTEGLHIEFPATSENITNGAKS, from the coding sequence ATGACCCCTAGCCCATTCCTGATCCAATTGGCGATTTTGTTGCTCCCTGGCGTTCTCTGGACGCACCTTGAAACGAAGTTCGCATCCAAGACCAAGCCAACCCAAGTCGAATACCTTGCGAGGACACTGCTATTCGGACTTGCCAGCTACGTGGTGACGTATGTGGTGTTCTGGGCGGTCGGCCACGAGTTTACGTTCGTCGATTTTACACAAGTCGACAAAGCGAATGTTATCACCCGCGCAATAGCCATCCAAATTGCCGTCGCCACATGCATCGGCCTGGTACTGAGCGTTCTTTGGATGTACGCCATAAACTGGAAATTGATGGCGCGCATCCTTCAGACCATAAAGGCGACGAAATCATACGGCGACGAGGACGTCTGGGATTTCGTTTTCAACTCTGGCGACGCGGCTGCGGAGTATGTCCACGTCCGCGATTTTGAGAACAAGATCGTCTACGCAGGATGGGTAAATGCATTCTCCGAGTCCGGACGACTACGCGAACTCGCTCTTGTACGTGTGCAAGTTTTCAACTTCGAGGGTGATCTTCTTTTCGAGACGCCTCGGGTTTATATATCTCGTAAGACGGAGGGACTTCATATCGAGTTCCCTGCGACCAGCGAGAACATAACCAACGGAGCAAAATCGTGA